The following coding sequences lie in one Corticium candelabrum chromosome 10, ooCorCand1.1, whole genome shotgun sequence genomic window:
- the LOC134185455 gene encoding DNA-directed RNA polymerases I, II, and III subunit RPABC1 gives MDDEAETYKFWRIRKTVMQLCHDRGYLVTQDELDQTLDQFKGQFGDRPSERRPARNDLSILVAHNDDPTDQMFVFFPEEPKVGIKTIKQYCQRMQEENISRAIIIVQQGMSPSAKQALVDMAPKYMLEYFLETELLINITEHELVPQHVLMTEDEKQELLARYKLKEHQLPRIQQNDPVARYFGLKRGQVVKIIRSSETAGRYITYRLVV, from the exons ATGGACGATGAAGCCGAGACGTACAAGTTCTGGAGGATCAGGAAGACTGTGATGCAG TTATGTCACGACCGAGGATATTTGGTCACTCAGGATGAGTTGGATCAGACTCTTGATCAGTTCAAGGGTCAATTCGGTGACAGACCGAG TGAGAGAAGACCGGCCAGAAACGATTTGTCTATTCTTGTAGCTCATAATGATGACCCAACAG ATCAgatgtttgttttctttcctGAAGAGCCAAAAGTTGGAATAAAGACAATTAAACA ATACTGCCAGCGCATGCAGGAAGAGAACATATCACGAGCAATAATCATAGTTCAGCAGGGAATGAGCCCGTCAGCTAAACAG GCACTAGTAGACATGGCACCCAAATACATGCTCGAATATTTCCTCGAAACagagctgttgatcaacatcACAGAACACGAG CTTGTGCCTCAACATGTGCTCATGACGGAGGATGAAAAACAAGAACTTTTGGCGAGATA caagCTGAAGGAGCACCAGCTGCCTCGCATACAACAGAATGATCCCGTAGCGAGATACTTTGGATTGAAACGTGGACAG GTCGTCAAAATCATTCGTTCGAGCGAAACAGCCGGCAGATACATTACCTACAGACTCGTAGTCTAG
- the LOC134185456 gene encoding PAT complex subunit Asterix-like, whose protein sequence is MVLSGQDPRRADKVTRYKPPKEKAAGEDPIPEYMNLLAMLFSICGLMMKMKWAAWAAVYCSFISYANSRGMDDAKQLFSSFMLAASAVIMSYLQNPGPMQMPW, encoded by the exons ATGGTTCTCAGTGGGCAAGATCCTCGTCGTGCTGATAAAGTAACTCGATATAAGCCTCCTAAAGAGAAGGCGGCCGGGGAGGACCCCATACCGGAGTACATGAATTTGCTGGCCATGCTGTTCAGTATCTGTGGTCTCATGATGAAA ATGAAGTGGGCCGCTTGGGCAGCTGTCTACTGCTCTTTCATCAGCTATGCAAATTCTAGGGGCATGGACGATGCAAAACAGCTTTTCAGCAGTTTCAT gcTGGCGGCGTCGGCTGTCATCATGTCATACTTACAAAATCCAGGACCAATGCAGATGCCATGGTAG
- the LOC134185453 gene encoding mucin-2-like, with protein sequence MGVSRPVLLLTLFLCSWKQVYNQDLQDLVTLADLQRCNISETGLFFNNQNTTSVALSSSASVMGSGSSGSGMMPNISCDEIEEYIRNNTRPQVYTSQTTQFILTPTSSNIPDLFSTSMYLLSVTAFVQETASVTIMTKILQLDTPSFDTLFYTPRTLTSTMSSSYSQPSMSTPVTVMPSYDLFSTPHTLVSTVFPTQTAPAPPSMSTPVTVMPSYGLFFSTPQTLVSTVFPTQTAPAPPSMSTLVTVMASYDLFFSTPHTLVSTVFPTQTAPAPPSMSTPVTVMPSYDLFFSTPHTLVSTVFPTQTAPAPPSMSTPVTVMPSYDLLFSTPHTLVSTVFPTQTAPAQIAPNQTETTQIVPTQAGPKLAAPTQTGPNQTAPTQTGATLTAPVITFSHSPLPTPIRPVAPSQSIQPPPLPTVLATQLSPTLSHSLLPSQSIQLSQSPSSFATQLSPILPHSLVPFQSIQLSPSPSVIATQMSPTSPINVAPETPEPGEVEQNQAAVIVQGLTNEEWKKIEEKFTETVAELATELCTTTPESCGLKSLPADFKFTSQNVIIETEAGSSGDFIIKLALHIPEGTPLSDNSLTAGVIEASNLLSLLSQKESELQLAQVLGQREFTVSEPPTTETTTGGDSGSLPIGPVAGGAGGGIIILILIIILIYFKCRNKKKKTGSFTPTRRLSTRVAPRPSELDMEDGIALTHSRLVKVHDIESQAWALSTT encoded by the exons ATGGGCGTCTCACGCCCCGTCCTACTACTTACTCTCTTCCTATGCAGCTGGAAGCAAGTCTACAATCAAG ATCTCCAGGACCTAGTAACTCTGGCCGATCTCCAGCGCTGCAACATATCCGAGACCGGATTGTTCTTCAATAATCAAAACACGACGTCAGTTGCACTGAGTAGCAGCGCATCTGTGATGGGATCAGGATCTTCAGGTAGTGGGATGATGCCAAACATTTCGTGTGATGAGATAGAGGAGTACATAAGAAATAACACGAGACCACAAGTTTATACATCTCAAACAACTCAGTTCATACTGACTCCTACTTCGAGCAATATTCCAGACCTCTTCAGCACGTCAATGTATCTACTTTCGGTGACTGCATTTGTACAAGAAACAGCATCAGTAACGATAATGACAAAAATACTGCAACTTGATACGCCTTCGTTTGACACGTTGTTCTACACACCTCGCACATTGACATCAACCATGTCGTCCAGCTATTCACAACCTTCAATGTCTACACCGGTCACTGTTATGCCCTCATATGACCTCTTTTCCACCCCTCACACACTAGTATCAACTGTGTTCCCAACTCAAACAGCTCCAGCACCACCTTCGATGTCTACACCGGTCACTGTTATGCCCTCATATGGCCTCTTTTTTTCCACCCCTCAGACACTTGTATCAACTGTGTTCCCCACTCAAACAGCACCAGCACCACCTTCGATGTCTACACTGGTCACTGTTATGGCCTCATATGACCTCTTTTTTTCCACCCCTCACACACTTGTATCAACTGTGTTCCCCACTCAAACAGCACCAGCACCACCTTCGATGTCTACACCGGTCACTGTTATGCCCTCATATGACCTCTTTTTTTCAACCCCTCACACACTTGTATCAACTGTGTTCCCCACTCAAACAGCACCAGCACCACCTTCGATGTCTACACCGGTCACTGTTATGCCCTCATATGACCTCCTTTTTTCCACCCCTCACACACTTGTGTCAACTGTGTTCCCCACTCAAACAGCACCAGCTCAAATTGCACCCAATCAGACTGAGACTACTCAGATTGTACCCACTCAGGCTGGACCCAAACTGGCTGCACCCACTCAGACTGGACCCAATCAGACTGCACCCACTCAGACTGGAGCCACTCTGACTGCACCAGTGATTACGTTTTCACATTCTCCATTGCCTACACCAATTCGACCAGTAGCTCCGTCACAGTCCATCCAGCCACCACCGTTGCCTACGGTTCTTGCAACACAGTTGTCACCGACACTGTCACACTCTCTATTGCCATCCCAATCCATCCAACTGTCACAGTCACCTTCAAGTTTTGCAACACAGTTGTCACCAATACTGCCACATTCTCTAGTGCCATTTCAATCCATCCAGCTGTCACCATCACCTTCGGTTATTGCAACACAGATGTCGCCAACATCGCCCATCAATGTTGCACCAGAAACTCCAGAACCGGGTGAAGTTGAGCAAAATCAGGCTGCAGTGATAGTGCAAGGACTAACAAATGAAGAG tGGAAAAAGATTGAAGAGAAATTCACGGAGACCGTTGCCGAATTGGCAACCGAGCTGTGCACTACAACACCAGAAAGCTGTGGCTTGAAGTCATTGCC GGCTGACTTTAAATTCACATCACAAAATGTCATCATTGAGACAGAGGCTGGCTCCAGTGGTGACTTCATCATTAAACTTGCTCTTCATATTCCTGAGGGCACACCGCTATCAGATAATTCACTTACAGCAGGCGTCATCGAGGCATCAAACCTTCTCTCTCTGCTCAGCCAAAAGGAATCAGAACTTCAACTAGCACAAGTACTTGGGCAGCGAGAATTTACAGTCTCAGAGCCACCAACTACAGAAACAACAACTGGAGGCGACAGCGGTAGTCTTCCAATTGGTCCAGTAGCTGGAGGGGCAGGTGGTGGCATAATCATTCTGATATTGATAATAATCCTTATCTATTTTAA GTGTAGgaacaagaaaaagaaaacgGGCTCATTCACACCCACAAGAAGACTGAGCACCAGAGTGGCTCCACGACCGAGTGAGCTAGACATGGAGGATGGTATCGCTTTAACTCACAGTCGGCTAGTCAAAGTACACGACATTGAGTCTCAAGCATGGGCATTATCCACAACGTGA